Within Clostridia bacterium, the genomic segment TATCTTCGCCGATGATCTTGATCGAGTTCTTGTTCGCGCCGACCGTGCCGTCTGCACCAAGTCCGTAGAACAGCGCGCGGACCGTACCCGGGTCCTCGGTCGAGAAGTTCGGATCGTAGTCGATGCTGGTGTGCGTGACGTCGTCCACGATGCCAACAGTGAAGTGGTTCTTGCTCTGCTTCGCCGCAAGCTGGTCAAACACGCCCTTCACCATTGCCGGAGTGAATTCCTTCGAGGACAGGCCGTAGCGGCCGCCAATGATCTTCGGCATAGCCTTCATCGGCAGAGTGCCGGAACTGAACGCTTCGCTCAGGGCCGTCACCACGTCCATATAAAGAGGCTCGCCCGTGGAGCCCGGCTCCTTGGTGCGATCCAGCACGGCAATCGATTTCACCGTGGCCGGCAGCGCCTTCAGGAAGTGCTCAATCGAGAACGGACGATACAGGCGGACCTTCAACAGGCCGATTTTCTCGCCCTTGCTGACCAGGTACTCCACTGCTTCCTGCGCCACTTCGGCGCCGGAGCCCATGATAATGATGACTCGCTCGGCATCGGGTGCGCCCATGTAATCGAACAGCCTGTACTGGCGGCCGGTGATGGCGGCGAACTTGTCCATCGCGTTCTGCACGATGGTCGGGATAGCGAGATAAAAGGGATTTACGGTCTCGCGCGCCTGGAAATACACGTCAGGATTCTGCGCAGTGCCGCGAATGAACGGACGATCCGGCGAGAGCGCGCGGGCACGATGCGCCTGCACCAGTTCATCGCTGATCATCGCTTTCAGATCGTCAATCTTGAGTTGCTCCACCTTCGCAACTTCGTGCGAGGTGCGGAAGCCGTCAAAGAAATGCAGGAACGGAATGCGCGATTCGAGCGTCGCGGCTTGCGCGATCAGCGCTGTATCCATCACTTCCTGTACGGAATTCGAGGCGAGCAGCGCCCAGCCAGTCTGGCGAACAGCCATCACATCCTGATGGTCGCCGAAGATCGAGAGCGCCTGTGCGGCCAGGGAGCGCGCGGCCACATGCATCACCGTTGGGGTGAGTTCGCCTGCGATCTTGTACATGTTGGGGATCATGAGCAGCAGGCCCTGTGCCGACGTGAACGTCGTCGCGAGTGAACCGGCTTGCAGCGCTCCGTGCAATGCGCCCGACGCTCCGCCCTCGCTCTGCATTTCAACTACGCTGGGGATGGTGCCCCAGATATTTGGCTGGCCGTCTGAGGACCACTGGTCTGACCACTCGCCCATCGGCGACGAAGGAGTGATCGGATAAATTGCAATGACTTCGTTGACCTTATGCGCAACGTAAGCCGCTGCTTCATTTCCGTCGATTGTGACCTTTGTTCTATTCATTGGATGAGTCCATTCTCTCTAGCATACGAAAACGGTTCTAGTCGCTGTACCGCCAAGCGTGCCACGGCTTGGGGTTAAGATCGGTTTTCAATCTTTCCCTAACCTCAACTTGGCGGCAACCTTCTCCCGGAAAAGTCTCTTCTGCTACGGCTGCCCGTCCGGAGTCCCCGGCAGGCTTGGCTGCCGGGGTGGTCGTGGGCAGGGTGAAACTGCGCAAATCACACGACCGCAAGCAGATAGAGCATGTTCTGATTAGACTTCCCGGCATCTCAAATCGCTGTGATTGACGTCACAACCGAAGGTGACCCATGACAGCGCGTCACCAGGTTTTGTGCGGTTTCACAGGCTTAGGCGAGAGTCTTGCGGAAGCGCGCCGCCGCGAGCGCGAAGGTAGCGACACCCATAATCGCCAGCGCCATGAACTGCGGCCACAACACCGCCAGTCCCGTCCCCTTCAGGAACAGCGCGCGGATCACAACCAGATAATAGCGGAGCGGATTGATGTAGGTGAGCCACTGCACCGGATCGGGCATGTTGGCGATGGGGAACATGAACCCCGATAACAGGACTGCCGGGAAGTAGAACAGGAAGGTGCTCATCATCGCCTGTTGCTGTGTCTGGCTCACGGTCGAGATCAACAGCCCGATTCCAAGTGTCGTCGTAAGATACAGCAGAGTCGCCACGAGCAGCAGGAGCAGGCTTCCGCGCAGAGGAATCTGGAACCAGAGCACGCCTGCTATTGCTACGAGCGCCGCATCCACAAGACTGATGATCGCAAAAGGCGCGGTTTTTCCGAGAATAAACTCCATCGGGCGAATGGGCGTCACGATGATCTGCTCCATCGTGCCGATCTCCTTTTCGCGCACGATAGCCAGGCTGGTCAGCAGGAACGTGATGAGCATCACGATGATGGCGATCACGCCGGGTACATAGAAATTGCGGCTCTCCAGGTTCTCATTGAACCAGGCTCTCCGCGCCACCTCCACGCGCCCCGGCGTCTTGCGCTGTCCGGCCAGTTGCATCCGCTTCAGCAGCACGCGTTGAGAAAACTGGTCCGCA encodes:
- a CDS encoding ABC transporter permease, whose amino-acid sequence is MLERIKHMLIKEFLQAFRDPKMLRIIFILPLMQVLIIGYAVTTDVRHISVALFDLDNSVESREIASRFMQSGYFEQVATVSRDADALEMLDRGQAQVVLRMNKGLGADVRAGKTADLQLLVDGTDSNTANIVLNYSGAIADQFSQRVLLKRMQLAGQRKTPGRVEVARRAWFNENLESRNFYVPGVIAIIVMLITFLLTSLAIVREKEIGTMEQIIVTPIRPMEFILGKTAPFAIISLVDAALVAIAGVLWFQIPLRGSLLLLLVATLLYLTTTLGIGLLISTVSQTQQQAMMSTFLFYFPAVLLSGFMFPIANMPDPVQWLTYINPLRYYLVVIRALFLKGTGLAVLWPQFMALAIMGVATFALAAARFRKTLA